One window from the genome of Leptospira johnsonii encodes:
- a CDS encoding neutral/alkaline non-lysosomal ceramidase N-terminal domain-containing protein: MKKFRLVIILPFLFLFFSGPTFSGTAKPQIKDFNFEAGMSKVDITGPPTGIMFWGYAQEGQKGEGIHLRQFARALVIKDPKSGKLLAYVTAELGGVPHEVQRDIVVRLKKEVDPNFNFANVLLNASHTHSAPAGFFHYIQNSIYTTKFFPEYYSVIVNGIFQAIKEAYSKKEIAQLLIGSATVEGAGANRSLVAYQANPKEERDKYNSDTDKTMIQISVNTRRGVIGVINWFGVHTTSMTFDNHLISTDNKGYASYLSESEASKRGSKDFIAIFAQANEGDVTPNLNLNNTGPGKDMFESTKIIGERQYIASSKILNDDNLRALPSGLNYTQSFIDMPNSIVRKEFSETGKDERTCLSAYGYALAAGSTEEGGGHWLFHEGMKDEDRKFYIDWLAARLLQAPSDELRVCQKPKAILFPMGETKPDPSLSQILPLGLATIGDFALIVSPNEVTTMSSRRMKETVKKVLGPKIKEIALSGLTNDFAGYITTKEEYSTQQYEGGHTLHGPFSLDLFRQEYNRLANDLLQNKASNQGPYPKDLSSTVIGTDVPNRERISFFEPKVKTPNESVAKIRESVSCEVSSVNPNISYPKQRSYFNVEKKEGDKWITAYTDSDWATKFYYKKSFLPLFDDTIRLVWETDKNDAPGVYRLKHSSFYINKEGKEVPFSIDCPEFELK, from the coding sequence ATGAAGAAGTTCCGTTTAGTGATTATTCTTCCGTTCTTATTTCTGTTTTTTTCCGGACCCACATTTTCCGGAACAGCCAAACCTCAGATCAAAGATTTTAATTTCGAGGCTGGAATGTCCAAAGTAGATATCACAGGACCTCCAACTGGGATTATGTTCTGGGGATATGCACAAGAAGGACAAAAAGGAGAAGGTATACATCTCCGGCAATTTGCAAGAGCCTTAGTCATCAAGGACCCTAAATCGGGAAAATTACTAGCCTACGTGACTGCTGAGCTTGGTGGAGTTCCCCATGAAGTACAGAGGGACATCGTAGTCAGATTGAAGAAGGAAGTAGATCCTAATTTTAATTTCGCGAACGTTCTCCTAAACGCTTCTCATACTCATAGCGCTCCCGCGGGATTCTTTCACTATATTCAAAATTCTATATATACTACTAAGTTTTTTCCTGAATACTATTCTGTGATCGTAAACGGGATCTTTCAGGCAATTAAGGAAGCTTATTCCAAAAAAGAAATAGCTCAGTTGCTAATCGGAAGCGCGACCGTAGAAGGAGCCGGAGCAAATCGCTCCTTAGTGGCATACCAAGCGAATCCTAAAGAAGAAAGAGACAAGTATAACTCCGATACTGATAAAACAATGATCCAAATCTCGGTAAATACCAGAAGAGGTGTGATCGGGGTTATAAACTGGTTCGGGGTGCATACTACTAGTATGACCTTCGACAATCATTTGATATCTACAGATAATAAAGGCTACGCTTCTTATCTTTCCGAATCGGAAGCCTCTAAAAGAGGATCAAAAGATTTTATCGCGATCTTTGCACAGGCAAACGAAGGGGATGTAACTCCAAACCTGAATCTGAACAATACAGGTCCGGGAAAGGATATGTTCGAGAGTACCAAGATCATTGGAGAAAGGCAATATATTGCTAGTTCTAAAATCCTAAACGATGATAATCTCAGGGCTTTACCTTCTGGACTCAACTATACGCAATCTTTTATAGATATGCCGAACTCGATCGTTCGTAAGGAATTTTCAGAAACGGGAAAGGACGAAAGAACCTGTCTCTCTGCTTATGGATACGCCTTAGCCGCGGGTTCTACAGAAGAAGGTGGAGGGCATTGGCTTTTTCACGAAGGAATGAAGGACGAGGATAGAAAATTCTATATTGATTGGTTGGCAGCAAGATTACTTCAGGCTCCAAGCGATGAATTGAGAGTTTGCCAAAAACCTAAAGCGATCCTATTCCCGATGGGAGAAACAAAACCTGATCCTTCTCTTTCTCAAATTCTGCCACTAGGACTTGCTACCATCGGAGATTTTGCTTTGATCGTTTCGCCTAACGAAGTCACGACGATGTCCAGCAGAAGAATGAAAGAAACCGTCAAAAAAGTTTTAGGGCCAAAGATCAAAGAGATCGCGCTTTCCGGGTTAACTAACGATTTTGCGGGATATATCACTACTAAGGAAGAATATTCTACACAACAATACGAAGGTGGGCACACTCTTCATGGGCCATTTAGCTTGGATCTTTTTAGACAAGAATACAACAGGCTTGCAAATGACCTTTTACAAAACAAGGCAAGTAACCAAGGACCTTATCCTAAAGATCTGAGCTCTACGGTTATAGGTACGGATGTTCCTAATAGAGAGAGGATCTCTTTTTTTGAACCTAAAGTAAAAACACCAAATGAAAGCGTCGCAAAAATCCGAGAATCCGTTTCTTGCGAAGTGAGTTCGGTAAATCCGAATATCTCTTATCCAAAACAAAGATCCTATTTCAATGTAGAAAAGAAAGAAGGAGACAAATGGATCACTGCTTATACCGACTCCGACTGGGCCACTAAATTCTATTATAAAAAATCTTTCTTACCTTTGTTTGATGATACGATCCGATTGGTCTGGGAAACTGATAAGAATGATGCTCCAGGAGTTTATAGACTAAAACATTCTTCCTTCTATATTAATAAGGAAGGAAAAGAAGTCCCATTCTCCATCGATTGCCCCGAATTCGAATTAAAATAG
- a CDS encoding acetoacetate decarboxylase family protein encodes MKATASSKAKPKTKASKTTQQSPKKAINTKSKPQSPKRHFPAPWSLTGEGFLFPLFGRKSYNSEMAFLDEEDRKSFKGGLGSLMLVNYERSDVGPYYELLYIPGNFEHKDTNYKRITRIFVSSQTSVEEGIRNWAIPKERADFVWKKEGSITKIEVSRNGKTFFKIKIRTLGFNFPVSTSILPYVLLQKAEDGSKLSTAFIGKGKGKFARIESVWSDETVFPDFIKGGGVKTGIGASPFHLTFPIAEHVE; translated from the coding sequence ATGAAAGCAACCGCCTCTTCCAAGGCTAAACCTAAGACCAAAGCCTCTAAAACTACACAACAATCTCCCAAAAAAGCCATAAATACGAAGAGCAAACCCCAGTCCCCTAAGAGACATTTTCCAGCTCCTTGGTCTTTAACTGGCGAAGGATTCCTGTTCCCATTATTCGGTAGGAAGTCCTACAATTCAGAAATGGCATTTTTGGACGAAGAAGACCGCAAATCCTTCAAAGGAGGACTCGGTTCTTTGATGTTAGTGAATTACGAAAGATCAGATGTGGGACCTTATTACGAACTTTTATACATTCCTGGAAATTTCGAACATAAGGACACGAATTACAAAAGGATCACTCGCATTTTTGTATCCAGCCAAACCTCAGTGGAAGAAGGAATTCGAAATTGGGCCATACCAAAAGAAAGAGCTGATTTCGTTTGGAAAAAAGAAGGTTCAATAACTAAGATAGAAGTTTCTAGAAACGGAAAAACTTTTTTCAAAATTAAGATCCGAACATTAGGTTTTAATTTTCCTGTAAGCACTTCTATCCTTCCCTATGTTCTTTTGCAAAAAGCGGAAGATGGATCCAAATTAAGCACTGCATTTATAGGAAAAGGCAAAGGAAAATTCGCGAGAATAGAATCCGTTTGGTCGGATGAAACTGTCTTTCCTGACTTCATCAAAGGTGGAGGAGTAAAAACAGGAATAGGAGCTTCTCCTTTTCATCTTACCTTCCCTATTGCAGAACATGTTGAATAA
- a CDS encoding TetR/AcrR family transcriptional regulator codes for MTAVAAPRPRRRTRNSLNKESIVQAALDILNEEGIDGLSMRRIAEKLDCSVASPYSHFKSQQDIIKIIISQGEAQLTETLRASRLNGKNSYEKLTLIARAYYDFSGNNQELHKVMFNTVHGHMHRKAFPKLPTSYRVFLETIRAGVRSGEFKIKEEDYPSLARTMYSWMYGIIVLDMTGMLKKRGIGDPLDEGFLFFRKILLDKE; via the coding sequence ATGACTGCAGTAGCTGCTCCGCGTCCTAGAAGACGCACTAGAAATAGTTTAAATAAAGAATCCATCGTCCAGGCGGCTTTGGATATATTGAACGAAGAGGGAATTGACGGGCTTTCCATGCGAAGGATCGCCGAAAAGTTGGATTGTAGTGTAGCAAGCCCTTATTCTCATTTCAAGAGCCAACAAGATATCATCAAAATTATCATTTCCCAGGGGGAAGCTCAGTTAACCGAAACTCTGAGAGCTTCCAGACTGAATGGAAAAAATTCTTATGAAAAATTAACCCTGATCGCAAGGGCTTATTACGATTTTTCCGGGAATAACCAAGAGCTGCATAAGGTAATGTTCAATACTGTTCATGGCCATATGCATAGAAAAGCATTCCCTAAACTTCCAACCAGTTACCGAGTATTTTTGGAAACTATCCGAGCGGGCGTTAGGTCGGGGGAATTCAAGATCAAAGAAGAAGATTATCCTTCTCTCGCAAGAACAATGTATTCCTGGATGTATGGGATCATCGTTTTGGACATGACTGGAATGTTGAAAAAAAGAGGGATTGGTGATCCTCTTGACGAAGGCTTTTTATTTTTCCGTAAAATACTTTTAGATAAAGAATGA
- a CDS encoding alpha/beta fold hydrolase, translating to MRKKLLFALAVLVLIVLTALPFVRSREKIELNESVRSGVSGQFAELPLGWTHYELSGPEKGDLVVLVHGFSTPYFIWDPVQKSLTDAGYRVLRFDLYGRGYSDRPDTVYNLDLFTSQIHDLLNFLHISGSFDIMGLSMGGPIVAHYVSKYPDRTKKVVLLDPFTSKTNTFPLTIPLIGEYLNSVVYIPSLPKGISADFVDPSKVPSGWVEKYETQLSFKGFGRAILSTIRNIISFEPKSEFENLALTKKPVLVFWGDQDHTTPLEKGEYVKELLKAEFVLVKDAGHLPHIEKPDIVLPAISKFLSK from the coding sequence ATGAGAAAAAAACTTCTCTTTGCTCTAGCTGTATTAGTACTCATCGTACTTACCGCTTTACCGTTTGTTCGTTCTAGAGAAAAAATTGAATTAAACGAATCTGTTCGTTCCGGAGTCTCCGGTCAATTCGCGGAACTTCCCTTGGGTTGGACCCATTACGAATTATCCGGACCGGAAAAGGGTGATCTTGTCGTTTTAGTTCACGGTTTTTCCACTCCGTATTTTATCTGGGACCCGGTCCAAAAATCACTGACAGACGCCGGTTATAGAGTTTTACGTTTCGATCTTTATGGAAGAGGATATTCTGATAGGCCGGATACCGTCTATAATTTGGACCTGTTTACTTCTCAGATCCATGATCTATTAAATTTTCTGCATATAAGCGGGTCTTTTGATATTATGGGACTTTCGATGGGAGGTCCGATTGTCGCTCACTACGTTTCTAAATATCCGGACAGAACAAAAAAAGTAGTCTTACTAGATCCATTCACTTCAAAAACGAATACATTTCCTCTGACTATTCCTTTGATCGGGGAATATTTGAACTCTGTTGTTTATATTCCTTCTTTGCCCAAAGGTATCTCTGCTGATTTTGTGGATCCTTCCAAGGTTCCGAGCGGCTGGGTTGAAAAATACGAGACCCAACTGAGTTTTAAAGGTTTTGGAAGAGCTATACTTTCTACGATCCGAAATATTATTTCTTTCGAGCCTAAGTCTGAATTTGAGAATTTGGCCTTAACTAAAAAGCCTGTTTTGGTCTTTTGGGGAGATCAGGATCACACTACTCCTTTGGAAAAAGGAGAGTATGTGAAGGAGCTTTTGAAAGCCGAATTCGTTTTGGTAAAGGATGCGGGGCATCTGCCTCATATAGAAAAGCCGGATATAGTTCTTCCGGCTATCTCTAAGTTTTTATCTAAGTAG
- a CDS encoding rhodanese-like domain-containing protein — translation MNPKELKNRLDARKSGSDDFYLLDVRNPNEQEISTIEGTDLLIPVAELPARIGELDSWKSSGKEIIVYCRSGARSANACGVLKSTGFSKVFNLEGGILLYSDEVDPSLAKY, via the coding sequence ATGAATCCGAAAGAATTAAAAAACAGATTGGACGCCAGAAAATCGGGAAGCGACGATTTTTACCTACTGGATGTGCGTAACCCCAACGAACAGGAAATCTCCACAATCGAAGGGACGGATCTTTTGATCCCGGTTGCGGAATTGCCTGCTAGGATCGGAGAATTGGACTCTTGGAAATCTTCCGGAAAGGAAATTATCGTATATTGCCGTTCCGGAGCAAGATCCGCAAATGCCTGCGGAGTTTTAAAATCCACAGGTTTCTCCAAAGTATTTAACCTAGAAGGCGGGATCCTTTTGTATTCCGACGAAGTGGATCCTTCTCTGGCTAAATATTAA
- the abc-f gene encoding ribosomal protection-like ABC-F family protein: MLQFIDIKHRFGSSTLFENFSWHIKPGSKIALVGPNGSGKSTLFKMAVGDLNPEEGIVSRSKHTEISLFQQIPDFNFEARVIDTALSKHKHYNEYIKRSEDIHARMDRTDHESPEFEALLEEQSQLEEYAFTYGVHELEAQAKKIIGGLGFSNDQMEKKVKEFSPGYQHRLGLAIAILNPGNLLLLDEPTNHLDHASKAWLAEYLADTNRSFVLVTHDPEFLNATTDTIAELNPSGVLEFKGTLEDYFEHKNELLDKLRLQFKKEEAYLKKRTEWIERFRSKATKAKAVQSVIKRLEKRDKVEEPEDSFWNSKTEYRFNYTPCGNLSFRIENASFAYEKTGKNIFSNAELHVSNGDKIAIIGPNGAGKSTFLRNILGIHKLTEGSVTFGPKTKIGYFSQNHHEHLDPEKNLLETVLSVYPDLPDVEARKLLGYFSFSDDRVFKKVGLLSGGEQSRLRLALLVRFSSNTLFLDEPTNHLDLVVRDNLKRALQEYPGAVLVISHDPDFLKDLCTRTVSVSNGKVKDLNTSFSDYLKFPPEELEAEGGFTVKAPFENAGNENKSRSQKNADKNRVKKLQKEIEQIEGKIALLEKNKTNSEELLADPEFYKKRSYQMELDNYNETKKEISRLTETWEKLQIEMEELSSVV, from the coding sequence ATGCTACAATTCATCGATATCAAGCACCGGTTCGGTAGCTCCACACTTTTCGAAAACTTCTCCTGGCATATCAAGCCCGGCTCTAAAATTGCCTTAGTAGGACCAAACGGTTCCGGCAAATCCACTTTATTCAAAATGGCCGTTGGAGATCTGAATCCAGAGGAAGGGATAGTCAGTCGTTCCAAACATACCGAGATCTCTTTATTCCAACAGATCCCCGATTTCAATTTCGAAGCAAGGGTGATCGACACCGCACTTTCTAAACATAAGCATTATAACGAATATATAAAACGTTCCGAGGACATTCATGCAAGAATGGATCGCACGGATCATGAATCTCCTGAGTTCGAGGCCTTATTAGAAGAACAAAGCCAACTGGAAGAATACGCATTTACCTACGGTGTTCATGAATTAGAAGCTCAGGCAAAAAAGATCATTGGTGGTTTAGGTTTTTCTAATGATCAAATGGAGAAGAAGGTAAAAGAATTTTCTCCAGGTTACCAGCACAGACTTGGACTCGCGATCGCAATTTTAAATCCGGGAAACCTTCTTCTTTTGGATGAACCTACCAACCATTTGGATCATGCTTCTAAGGCTTGGCTTGCGGAATATTTAGCGGATACGAATCGTTCCTTCGTTCTTGTAACCCACGATCCTGAATTTTTGAATGCGACTACTGATACAATCGCAGAATTAAATCCGTCAGGTGTTCTAGAATTTAAAGGGACTTTGGAAGACTACTTCGAACATAAAAACGAACTTTTGGATAAGTTGAGACTTCAATTCAAAAAAGAGGAAGCTTACTTAAAGAAAAGGACCGAATGGATAGAACGTTTCCGTTCCAAAGCTACAAAAGCAAAAGCTGTCCAAAGCGTTATCAAAAGATTGGAAAAAAGGGATAAGGTAGAAGAACCTGAAGATTCCTTCTGGAACTCCAAAACAGAATACAGGTTCAATTATACTCCTTGCGGAAATCTGTCATTCAGGATCGAGAACGCATCATTTGCTTACGAAAAGACAGGTAAGAATATTTTTTCCAACGCGGAGCTTCACGTTTCCAATGGGGACAAGATCGCGATCATCGGACCGAACGGTGCGGGTAAATCCACATTCTTAAGAAATATATTAGGAATTCATAAATTAACCGAGGGTTCAGTCACTTTCGGACCTAAAACAAAGATCGGCTACTTTTCTCAGAACCACCATGAACATCTGGATCCTGAAAAAAATCTTTTAGAAACTGTGCTTTCCGTGTATCCGGATCTTCCAGACGTAGAAGCAAGAAAGCTATTGGGTTATTTTTCTTTCAGCGATGATAGGGTTTTCAAAAAAGTGGGACTTCTATCGGGAGGAGAACAGAGCAGATTGAGATTAGCTCTTTTGGTAAGATTCTCCTCCAACACCTTATTTTTGGACGAGCCTACCAACCACTTAGACTTAGTAGTTCGAGATAATTTAAAACGTGCACTCCAAGAATATCCAGGAGCGGTTTTAGTCATTTCCCACGATCCAGATTTTTTAAAGGACTTATGCACCAGGACTGTTTCCGTTTCTAACGGAAAAGTAAAGGATCTGAATACAAGCTTTTCGGATTATCTAAAATTCCCCCCGGAAGAATTGGAAGCGGAAGGCGGTTTTACCGTCAAGGCTCCGTTCGAAAACGCGGGCAATGAAAACAAGAGCAGATCCCAAAAGAACGCTGACAAAAATCGGGTTAAAAAATTACAAAAAGAAATAGAACAAATCGAAGGCAAGATCGCTCTATTAGAAAAGAATAAAACGAACTCCGAAGAGCTTCTCGCAGACCCGGAGTTTTATAAAAAGCGCAGTTATCAAATGGAACTAGACAATTACAACGAGACTAAAAAAGAGATCTCTCGTTTGACCGAAACCTGGGAAAAACTGCAAATCGAAATGGAAGAACTGTCTTCCGTGGTATAG
- a CDS encoding DoxX family protein, with amino-acid sequence MLYNLFQTKEGLGPLFLRLGLAICIFPHGAQKALGWFEGAGFYTAMDYFTETLGAPYVLGVLVIGFEFIGTICLVFGFLTRFWALGLTITLTVAGFTHKEYGFFMNWFGDKGGEGFEYHILAVSAALSLLFRGAGSFSFDKKLGEWSV; translated from the coding sequence ATGTTATACAATTTATTTCAAACGAAAGAAGGTTTAGGGCCTTTATTCTTACGCTTGGGTCTCGCTATATGCATTTTCCCACATGGAGCTCAAAAGGCATTGGGTTGGTTCGAAGGTGCCGGGTTTTATACGGCTATGGATTATTTTACAGAGACCTTGGGGGCTCCTTATGTTTTAGGAGTTCTGGTAATTGGTTTTGAATTCATTGGGACCATCTGTTTGGTATTCGGATTTTTAACTAGATTCTGGGCCTTGGGACTTACAATCACTTTGACAGTCGCCGGTTTCACTCATAAAGAATACGGCTTTTTTATGAATTGGTTTGGTGATAAAGGGGGAGAAGGTTTCGAATACCATATTCTTGCTGTATCAGCAGCACTTTCCCTTTTATTCAGAGGAGCAGGTTCTTTCTCTTTCGATAAAAAGTTAGGAGAATGGTCCGTATAA
- a CDS encoding FecR family protein, with product MERMNPEFQTFAELLKKSLPNSKAPDFDPKWIGMSPRFSVEANIMQSPTKDNVVQLSGSKNKVWFLAAAAILFVGIGAGTYFTIFKKEAAPVAEGTLLKAAVVFVKGDAKNVKEAPVALHLGDILSEGDKIVTGKGGSIDIGLTDSSVIRLKENSELVLKSLRQTDASQIRISLMSGKILNLVEKEKKNANYFVDTPTVVAAVRGTSFEVNASDKESSVFVVEGAVEVTPLIHDKTERALITGGLIIVTDEKVLVIEDSKRAKQETPEYGDMRKNLSGLDKEVLASTQNLKTAKTEQELEELYDKSIEHIIMKDGREIRGVVVSQKKGKLIVQTLKGSYILDENSVEKIIY from the coding sequence ATGGAAAGAATGAACCCTGAATTCCAAACATTCGCAGAGCTCCTCAAAAAGTCTCTACCGAATTCTAAGGCGCCGGACTTCGATCCAAAATGGATCGGCATGTCTCCTCGCTTCTCTGTGGAGGCAAATATTATGCAATCTCCTACTAAGGACAATGTAGTTCAACTGAGCGGCTCCAAAAATAAAGTATGGTTCTTAGCTGCGGCAGCAATCTTATTCGTAGGGATTGGAGCCGGAACTTATTTCACTATTTTCAAAAAAGAAGCCGCACCTGTAGCCGAAGGTACACTGCTTAAAGCGGCAGTCGTATTCGTTAAAGGCGACGCGAAGAATGTAAAAGAAGCTCCGGTCGCATTACATTTAGGTGATATACTTAGCGAAGGCGATAAGATCGTAACAGGCAAAGGTGGATCGATCGATATCGGTCTGACCGATTCCAGTGTGATCCGTTTAAAAGAAAACTCCGAGTTAGTTCTCAAAAGTTTAAGACAAACGGACGCTTCTCAAATCAGGATTTCCCTAATGTCAGGTAAGATCCTGAACCTAGTCGAGAAGGAAAAGAAAAACGCAAACTACTTCGTAGATACTCCTACTGTGGTGGCGGCGGTTCGAGGAACTTCTTTCGAAGTGAACGCTTCGGATAAAGAATCTTCCGTCTTCGTAGTCGAAGGTGCAGTCGAAGTGACTCCTTTGATCCATGATAAGACCGAAAGAGCTTTAATCACCGGCGGATTGATCATAGTCACAGACGAAAAAGTCCTCGTGATCGAAGACTCAAAACGTGCTAAACAAGAAACTCCTGAATACGGCGACATGCGCAAAAACTTGAGCGGCCTGGATAAAGAAGTTTTAGCAAGCACTCAAAACTTAAAGACCGCTAAAACCGAGCAAGAGCTGGAAGAACTTTATGATAAGAGTATCGAACATATCATAATGAAAGATGGCCGTGAGATAAGAGGTGTGGTGGTTTCTCAAAAGAAAGGAAAACTGATCGTTCAAACCCTAAAAGGATCTTACATCCTGGATGAGAACTCGGTTGAAAAGATCATCTATTAA
- a CDS encoding RNA polymerase sigma factor: MSETLFFEKLYNKNKDHLFSFIRRSVQDESTALDLLQDTFLNFFKHYSGKEIPDEQVSRMILFRISRNLMINHGKSYYQKNVALVGEETSSLFSSKGQGPESQVLDEMEAQNLGKIVSELLSTLPEEQKTAIELRYSQGCKLEEIASVLDLSVSGVSRLLERAEKQLLQEGKKRGIQPSSFLKS; this comes from the coding sequence GTGTCTGAAACCTTATTTTTCGAAAAACTATACAATAAAAATAAGGATCACTTGTTTTCATTCATTCGGCGTTCTGTCCAAGATGAATCCACAGCCTTGGACCTATTACAAGACACTTTTTTGAACTTCTTTAAACATTATTCCGGCAAGGAAATACCGGATGAGCAGGTTTCCAGAATGATCTTATTCAGGATCTCCAGGAACCTAATGATCAACCACGGAAAGTCCTATTATCAAAAGAACGTTGCTCTCGTTGGGGAGGAAACTTCTTCTTTATTTAGCTCCAAAGGCCAAGGACCTGAAAGCCAGGTCCTGGACGAGATGGAAGCCCAAAATCTCGGAAAGATCGTAAGCGAATTATTGAGCACCTTACCGGAAGAACAAAAGACAGCTATAGAGCTGCGTTATTCCCAAGGTTGCAAATTAGAAGAGATAGCCTCCGTACTGGACTTATCCGTATCTGGGGTTTCCCGACTGCTGGAAAGAGCCGAAAAGCAGCTTTTACAAGAGGGGAAGAAGAGAGGCATCCAACCTTCTTCTTTTCTAAAATCCTAG
- a CDS encoding LA_0442/LA_0875 N-terminal domain-containing protein gives MPYRWLFAICLLTVTPSLFGSSLTLKSGKVLQGKVVNQTRTDVQIEVDGKVLTIPKTEIAELNLKDTPKPEVKKDPIKPKEEPKKTEEELVQRWYQKPRWDYSLRSAVVPGWGIWKADKKYRASAAFVAVLGAAYLAVKAQNDFGAAKGAYEENARNYFIFALNDPVLSLPANTTQRLLGAFLVNKGSFNYYQNLAEESNNYQYLFGIAYGLQLFYSYYLGVKAEQGIAEGPSSGFRFSFAPSYQPMTVGGNGLGWNGELKYEIRY, from the coding sequence ATGCCTTATCGTTGGCTTTTTGCAATTTGTTTACTAACTGTTACCCCTTCCCTTTTTGGATCTAGCCTAACCTTAAAAAGCGGAAAGGTACTGCAAGGGAAAGTGGTAAATCAAACCCGTACGGATGTTCAGATCGAAGTGGATGGAAAGGTCCTAACCATTCCAAAAACCGAGATTGCTGAGTTAAACTTAAAAGATACCCCTAAGCCGGAAGTGAAAAAGGATCCTATTAAGCCGAAAGAGGAACCTAAAAAAACCGAGGAGGAACTGGTCCAGAGATGGTACCAAAAACCTCGCTGGGATTATTCGCTCAGATCGGCAGTTGTTCCAGGTTGGGGGATTTGGAAGGCAGACAAAAAATACAGGGCTTCTGCGGCCTTTGTAGCAGTTTTAGGGGCAGCTTATCTGGCGGTTAAGGCCCAAAACGATTTTGGTGCTGCCAAGGGTGCGTACGAGGAAAACGCAAGAAATTATTTCATATTTGCATTGAATGATCCTGTCCTCTCCCTGCCTGCAAATACTACCCAACGTTTGCTCGGAGCTTTCTTGGTAAATAAGGGCTCATTCAATTATTACCAAAACCTCGCAGAGGAATCCAATAATTACCAATATTTGTTCGGGATTGCATACGGATTGCAGCTCTTTTACTCTTATTATTTAGGAGTAAAAGCAGAACAAGGGATTGCTGAAGGACCCAGCTCCGGTTTTAGATTCAGCTTTGCTCCTTCTTACCAGCCGATGACTGTTGGAGGTAACGGCTTAGGTTGGAATGGGGAACTCAAATACGAGATTAGATATTAA